Proteins found in one Oncorhynchus mykiss isolate Arlee chromosome 3, USDA_OmykA_1.1, whole genome shotgun sequence genomic segment:
- the LOC110520766 gene encoding zymogen granule membrane protein 16 — protein sequence MFLILVVTMFLAGCLALPIKDPYSYSSAVGQGGGTPFASYGEGRITAVRVWETNNNYYYYYYYYNYNSNNYISGFQLRYGNTWSPVFGNEGSVKQVMELFNDEAIVEVSGKYNPADYICSLVLTTNMGRTLSAGMPNQVSFNFYPSNMGNELRILSGRFNGVGITSIGAHWGFVDMEGAGNSTLGTALETVTPVF from the exons ATGTTCTTAATCCTGGTTGTCACAATGTTCTTGGCTGGCTGCTTGGCTTTGC CCATCAAAGACCCGTACTCGTATTCCTCTGCGGTGGGTCAGGGAGGTGGCACCCCATTTGCTTCCTACGGTGAGGGGCGCATCACAGCGGTCAGAGTGTGGGAGaccaacaacaactactactactactactactactacaactacaacagCAACAATTACATCAGCGG GTTCCAGCTGAGATACGGCAACACCTGGTCTCCTGTGTTCGGTAACGAAGGGAGTGTAAAGCAGGTGATGGAGCTGTTTAATGATGAGGCCATTGTCGAGGTGTCTGGGAAGTACAACCCAGCAGACTACATCTGCTCCCTGGTGTTAACCACCAACATGGGGCGCACTCTGTCAGCCGGCATGCCCAACCAGGTCTCCTTCAACTTCTACCCATCCAACATGGGCAATGAGCTGAGGATCCTCAGCGGTCGCTTCAACGGTGTTGGAATCACCTCCATCGGAGCCCACTGGGGATTTGTGGACATGGAAGGGGCTGGAAACAGTACTCTGGGAACAGCACTGGAAACAGTAACTCCTGTTTTTTAG